In Anomaloglossus baeobatrachus isolate aAnoBae1 chromosome 3, aAnoBae1.hap1, whole genome shotgun sequence, one genomic interval encodes:
- the LOC142297445 gene encoding olfactory receptor 5V1-like produces METKNRTIIITEFILLGFTTDLKTNAMLFVLFFIIYLVTFSGNILIVYMVLINPKLHKPMYFFLCILSFLDLCYSTTALPRLLADLFSTERSISYVACVLQIYIILLVEGSECQLLTVMAYDRYVAICHPLRYPVLMRLGNCYKLVVLVFVLTFMLCTLPSILHPITICYNRINHFMCEVLAVLKLSCESISSSELQIFSVSFITLLLPLVLILLSYAAIISSVLKIRSAGRSKAFSTCTSHLGVVALYFGTVMLMYFGPSSSYSTDQEKYSSIFYVIVSPMLNPLIYSLNNREVKDTMKKFFTKS; encoded by the coding sequence ATGGAGACCAAGAACAGAACCATCATCATCACAGAATTTATTCTACTTGGATTTACCACGGACCTGAAGACAAATGCCATGCTATTTGTCTTATTCTTTATCATCTACCTAGTCACATTTTCTGGAAACATCCTCATAGTATATATGGTCCTTATCAACCCGAAGTTGCACAAACCCATGTACTTTTTTCTTTGCATATTATCCTTTCTTGACTTGTGTTATTCGACAACAGCTTTGCCCCGATTATTGGCCGATCTCTTTTCTACTGAGAGATCCATCTCATATGTGGCTTGTGTCCTTCAGATCTATATCATCCTTCTGGTGGAAGGTTCAGAGTGCCAGCTCCTTACTGTGATGGCTTATGATCGATATGTCGCCATATGTCATCCTCTCCGCTACCCAGTCCTCATGCGTTTGGGTAACTGCTATAAGTTGGTGGTGTTAGTATTTGTATTAACCTTCATGCTTTGCACTCTCCCATCGATTCTCCATCCCATCACTATTTGTTATAACCGGATCAACCATTTCATGTGTGAGGTGTTGGCCGTCCTAAAGTTATCATGTGAGAGCATTTCTTCCAGTGAACTCCAGATATTTTCCGTCAGTTTTatcactcttctccttcctcttgtGCTTATTTTACTGTCTTATGCTGCTATCATATCTTCTGTACTAAAGATTCGCTCCGCAGGAAGGTCTAAGGCCTTTTCCACCTGTACGTCCCATCTAGGGGTGGTGGCTTTGTACTTTGGGACAGTCATGCTGATGTACTTTGGTCCCTCATCCAGTTACTCCACAGATCAGGAGAAATATAGCTCCATATTTTATGTCATCGTGTCTCCAATGTTGAATCCTCTTATCTACAGCCTCAATAACCGTGAAGTTAAAGATACAATGAAAAAGTTTTTCACAAAATCTTGA